In one Polynucleobacter sp. JS-JIR-5-A7 genomic region, the following are encoded:
- a CDS encoding glutathione S-transferase family protein, whose amino-acid sequence MMRLWGRKSSINVQKVLWCLAELGLKEGSGFERIDAGLQFGIVRSPEFLKLNPNGLVPTLEDGDLVLWESNTIMRYLAAQYDKNKRFPSDVKSQFGSEKWMDWQVGTLWPVLRPTFLGLTRVPEAERDHAAIQKAYQDTNQLFALLDQTLESQAYCSGKQFHIGDIVLALCVHRWILLNETFPKQTGLRTDLKNIERWVKQLQAETHFQEFAEKELNIISK is encoded by the coding sequence ATGATGCGTTTATGGGGTCGCAAAAGTTCCATCAATGTTCAAAAAGTATTATGGTGTCTAGCTGAGTTGGGACTCAAAGAAGGGTCTGGTTTTGAAAGAATTGATGCAGGGCTTCAATTTGGCATCGTTCGCTCACCAGAATTCTTAAAGCTGAATCCTAATGGACTTGTGCCAACACTAGAAGATGGCGATCTCGTGCTATGGGAATCGAATACCATCATGCGCTACCTGGCCGCGCAGTACGATAAAAATAAACGCTTTCCATCAGACGTGAAGTCTCAGTTTGGTTCTGAAAAATGGATGGACTGGCAGGTCGGCACTCTTTGGCCAGTTTTACGTCCCACCTTTCTAGGTCTCACTAGAGTTCCGGAAGCGGAGCGTGATCACGCAGCTATTCAAAAAGCGTACCAAGATACCAACCAATTATTTGCTTTGCTTGATCAAACTCTGGAGTCACAAGCCTACTGCTCCGGCAAGCAATTTCATATCGGCGATATTGTGCTGGCCTTATGTGTGCATCGCTGGATATTGCTTAATGAGACCTTCCCTAAGCAAACTGGATTGCGCACTGATCTCAAAAACATTGAGCGTTGGGTAAAACAACTTCAAGCAGAAACTCACTTTCAAGAGTTTGCAGAGAAGGAACTCAATATCATCAGCAAGTGA